A genomic window from Accipiter gentilis chromosome 1, bAccGen1.1, whole genome shotgun sequence includes:
- the PLEKHG5 gene encoding pleckstrin homology domain-containing family G member 5 isoform X1, which produces MQRWLLGMGFHPPGWPVGQAGAGIPSLGFAKLLNPGFAVWEPRRCPTAWAGLGAGLEGTPRGTPALTSLSPTAEPCPPEETVLRCQNPNCTGERRAAKVCHHVECQQLNSSGPLSLCELCDGRLHGAMHFDGHIRFDLPLQGSILARNMSTRSCPPRTSPASDVEEEEEGLADSRGERRSSALKLPKKKARRRHTDDPSKECFTLKFDLSVNIEAEIVPAAKKKSLGEVLLPVFERKAIEPSKVDIFLDQSHTPLSLQFEAYRFGGHYLRVKAKPGDELKVEQAARDARSASLPLLHPASPAALLGPAPEPMPGRPEGTDSLAPGRRRKNMTEFLGDSSIPSPEPTLHGGGSVPANGTDTWKNRAASRFSGFFGSGTSAGSFGRETEKLEQLASRLHAYGSFGLPKLPPQLCFDRDSWEEDGDEAGLVLEDSWQQIIRGAEALSRRQCHQQEAIWELLHTEATYIRKLKVITDLFLCCLLNLQESGLLCEVDAERLFSNIGEIIRLHRELWRGVMAPVLAKARRTGALLDPVDFLDGFKMFGSLFKPYVRYCMEEEGCMEYMRALLRDSELFRAYVTWAEKHEQCSRLKLSDMLVKPHQRLTKYPLLLKSVLKKTDDTRARDALTTMICSVERFINDVNSRMRQRQERQRLAAILSRIDAYEVVEGSTDEVDKLLKEFLRLDLTAPIPGTSPEDTRQLLLEGGLRMREGKDSKMDVYCFLFTDLFLITKPLKKAERTKVVRQPLLVDKVVCRELRDPGSFLLIYLNELGSAVAAYTFQASGQSLCRSWVEAVRNAQNLLQRLRQRRRLGEEEEEEEEEDGESGASAASSPTVMRRSSASPDSQWCPSDGSTETLAVVVAADGGGGELSSPDWDTGPFGSTSDGSSVGTGTSIGTGASADTSTSAETPTRELPAGALPVPLPHGAAPPAGGCRSSSIDSAYGTLSPTSLRDFSQQPEGLAEEGREPPTAPRPPPAPRPPSPRLRRRLPVQLLPCPARVLKSKSEASLPQLLPPGPPAPLSQSRSLSDLCASPPRTSQAPGPPAAPSSSGSSTSELSEPEEPAESPASLPGELSRDPPPAARRTLSDPQSAQHRKLTLAQLYRIRTTLLLNSTLTASEV; this is translated from the exons ATGCAGCGTTGGCTCTTGGGCATGGGGTTTCATCCCCCTGGATGGcctgtggggcaggcaggagcaggcatcCCCAGCCTCGGCTTTGCCAAGCTCTTAAACCCAGGGTTTGCGGTGTGGGAGCCTCGGCGCTGCCCCACTGcgtgggcagggctgggagcgggACTGGAGGGGACTCCCCGGGGCACGCCGGCACTGACCTCCCTCTCTCCCACAGCCGAGCCGTGCCCACCAGAGGAGACGGTGCTGCGCTGCCAGAACCCCAACTGCACCGGCGAGAGGAGGGCGGCCAAG GTATGCCACCACGTGGAGTGCCAGCAGCTGAACAGCAGCGGTCCCCTCAGCCTGTGTGAGCTCTGCGACGGCCGCCTCCATGGCGCCATGCACTTCGACGGCCATATCCGCTTCGACCTGCCCCTGCAAG GCTCCATCCTGGCCCGCAACATGTCGACGCGCTCGTGCCCCCCACGCACCAGCCCTGCCTCTgacgtggaggaggaggaggagggactggCGGATAGCAGAGG GGAGCGGAGGAGCTCGGCGCTGAAGCTGCCCAAGAAGAAGGCTCGGCGCAGGCATACGGAT gaccccagcaAGGAGTGCTTCACCCTGAAGTTCGACCTCAGCGTCAACATCGAGGCGGAGATCGTGCCAGCCGCAAAGAAGAAGTCTCTGGG GGAGGTGCTGCTGCCAGTCTTCGAGAGGAAGGCGATCGAGCCGAGCAAGGTGGACATCTTCCTGGACCAGTCCCACACGCCACTCTCCCTCCAGTTCGAGGCGTACCGCTTCGGGGGGCACTACCTGCGGGTAAAAG CCAAGCCTGGGGATGAGCTGAAGGTGGAGCAGGCGGCACGGGATGCCAGGTCGGCCAGCTTGCCcctcctgcaccctgccagccccGCCGCACTCCTTGGGCCGGCGCCGGAGCCCATGCCAGGACGCCCGGAGGGCACCGACAGCCTG GCTCCGGGCCGGCGGAGGAAGAACATGACGGAGTTCCTGGGGGATtccagcatccccagccctgaGCCGACCTTGCACGGCGGTGGCTCTGTGCCTGCCAATGGCACCGACACCTGGAAGAACCGTGCTGCTAGCCGCTTCAGTGGCTTCTTTGGCTCCGGCACCAGCGCCGGCTCCTTTGGGCGG GAGACGGAGAAGCTGGAGCAGCTGGCGAGCAGGCTGCACGCCTACGGCAGCTTCGGGCTGCCCAAGCTGCCGCCCCAGCTCTGCTTCGACCGCGACTCCTGGGAGGAGGACGGGGACGAGGCCGGGCTGGTGCTGGAGGACAGCTGGCAGCAGATCATCCGGGGAGCGGAG GCCCTGTCGCGCCGGCAGTGCCACCAGCAGGAAGCCATCTGGGAGCTGCTGCACACCGAGGCCACTTACATCCGCAAGCTCAAAGTCATCACCGAC CTcttcctctgctgcctgctgaacCTGCAGGAGTCGGGGCTGCTCTGCGAG GTGGACGCCGAGCGGCTCTTCAGCAACATTGGCGAGATCATCCGGCTGCACCGCGAGCTGTGGCGTGGCGTCATGGCCCCGGTGCTGGCCAAGGCACGCCGGACCGGGGCACTGCTCGACCCCGTTGACTTCCTTGATGGCTTCAAGATG TTCGGCTCCCTCTTCAAGCCCTACGTGCGGTACTGCATGGAGGAGGAGGGCTGCATGGAGTACATGCGGGCGCTGCTGCGGGACAGTGAGCTCTTCCGTGCCTACGTGACG TGGGCCGAGAAGCACGAGCAGTGCAGCCGCCTGAAGCTGAGCGACATGCTGGTGAAGCCCCACCAGCGCCTCACCAAGTACCCGCTGCTCCTCAAGTCCGTGCTGAAGAAGACAGACGACACGCGCGCCCGCGATGCTCTCACCACCATG ATTTGCTCCGTGGAGCGCTTCATCAACGATGTCAACTCGCGGATGCGCCAGCGGCAGGAGCGGCAGCGCCTGGCCGCCATCCTCAGCCGCATCGACGCCTACGAGGTGGTGGAGGGCAGCACGGATGAGGTGGACAAG CTGCTGAAGGAGTTTCTGCGGCTGGACCTGACGGCCCCCATCCCCGGCACCTCCCCGGAGGACACCCGGCAGCTCCTCCTCGAGGGCGGCCTGCGGATGCGGGAAGGTAAAGACAGCAAG ATGGACGTCTACTGCTTCCTCTTCACCGACCTCTTCCTCATCACCAAGCCCCTCAAGAAGGCTGAGCGCACCAAGGTGGTCCGGCAGCCCTTGCTGGTGGACAAGGTCGTCTGCCGGGAGCTCAGGGACCCGG gctccttcctcctcatctaCCTGAACGAGCTGGGGAGCGCCGTGGCCGCCTACACCTTCCAGGCCAGCGGGCAGTCGCTGTGCCGCAGCTGGGTCGAGGCGGTGCGCAATGCCCAG aacCTGCTGCAGCGGCTGCGGCAGCGCCGGcgcctgggggaggaggaagaggaggaggaggaagaggacggCGAGAGCGGCGCCTCGGCTGCCAGTTCACCCACCGTCATGCGCCGCAGCAGCGCCAGCCCGGACTCGCAGTGGTG cccctccgATGGCTCCACCGAGACCCTCGCCGTGGTGGTGGCAGCAGACGGCGGTGGCGGCGAGCTCTCCTCCCCAGACTGGGACACGGGGCCCTTCGGCTCGACCTCGGACGGCTCGTCCGTCGGCACCGGCACCTCCATCGGCACCGGCGCCTCTGCCGACACCTCCACCTCTGCCGAGACCCCCACCCGGGAGCTGCCGGCGGGCGCCCTGCCTGTACCCCTGCCCCATGGCGCAGCCCCCCCGGCCGGCGGCTGCCGCTCATCTTCCATCGACAGTGCCTACGGCACGCTCTCACCCACCTCCCTGCGGGACTTCAGCCAGCAGCCGGAGGGGTTGGCCGAGGAGGGGCGGGAGCCCCCCACGGCCCCCCGGccacccccggccccccggcccccctcgccccggctgcGCCGCCGGCTGCCCgtgcagctcctgccctgcccggccaggGTGCTCAAATCCAAGTCGGAGGCCAGCCTGCCCCAGCTcttgccccccggccccccggcccccctcagCCAGAGCCGCAGCCTCTCTGACCTCTGCGCCAGCCCCCCCCGGACTAGCCAAGCCCCTggccccccggctgcccccagcagcagcggcagctccACCTCGGAGCTGTCGGAGCCGGAGGAGCCGGCGGAGAGCCCAGCATCCCTCCCCGGGGAGCTCAGTCGCGATCCACCGCCCGCTGCCCGCCGGACCCTCTCGGACCCGCAGTCGGCACAGCACCGCAAGCTGACGCTGGCGCAGCTCTACCGGATCCGGACCACGCTGCTGCTCAACTCCACGCTGACTGCCTC GGAGGTCTGA
- the PLEKHG5 gene encoding pleckstrin homology domain-containing family G member 5 isoform X3 produces MFLYWKKRGAYELEALPAGLAGLEYGAVERFSWSSSLDISEELGAEPCPPEETVLRCQNPNCTGERRAAKVCHHVECQQLNSSGPLSLCELCDGRLHGAMHFDGHIRFDLPLQGSILARNMSTRSCPPRTSPASDVEEEEEGLADSRGERRSSALKLPKKKARRRHTDDPSKECFTLKFDLSVNIEAEIVPAAKKKSLGEVLLPVFERKAIEPSKVDIFLDQSHTPLSLQFEAYRFGGHYLRVKAKPGDELKVEQAARDARSASLPLLHPASPAALLGPAPEPMPGRPEGTDSLAPGRRRKNMTEFLGDSSIPSPEPTLHGGGSVPANGTDTWKNRAASRFSGFFGSGTSAGSFGRETEKLEQLASRLHAYGSFGLPKLPPQLCFDRDSWEEDGDEAGLVLEDSWQQIIRGAEALSRRQCHQQEAIWELLHTEATYIRKLKVITDLFLCCLLNLQESGLLCEVDAERLFSNIGEIIRLHRELWRGVMAPVLAKARRTGALLDPVDFLDGFKMFGSLFKPYVRYCMEEEGCMEYMRALLRDSELFRAYVTWAEKHEQCSRLKLSDMLVKPHQRLTKYPLLLKSVLKKTDDTRARDALTTMICSVERFINDVNSRMRQRQERQRLAAILSRIDAYEVVEGSTDEVDKLLKEFLRLDLTAPIPGTSPEDTRQLLLEGGLRMREGKDSKMDVYCFLFTDLFLITKPLKKAERTKVVRQPLLVDKVVCRELRDPGSFLLIYLNELGSAVAAYTFQASGQSLCRSWVEAVRNAQNLLQRLRQRRRLGEEEEEEEEEDGESGASAASSPTVMRRSSASPDSQWCPSDGSTETLAVVVAADGGGGELSSPDWDTGPFGSTSDGSSVGTGTSIGTGASADTSTSAETPTRELPAGALPVPLPHGAAPPAGGCRSSSIDSAYGTLSPTSLRDFSQQPEGLAEEGREPPTAPRPPPAPRPPSPRLRRRLPVQLLPCPARVLKSKSEASLPQLLPPGPPAPLSQSRSLSDLCASPPRTSQAPGPPAAPSSSGSSTSELSEPEEPAESPASLPGELSRDPPPAARRTLSDPQSAQHRKLTLAQLYRIRTTLLLNSTLTASEV; encoded by the exons ATGTTTCTATACTGGAAGAAGCGGGGCGCCTACGAGCTGGAGGCTTTGCCCgccgggctggcagggctggagtaCGGGGCGGTGGAGCGCTTCTCCTGGAGCTCCAGCCTGGACATCAGCGAGGAGCTCGGGG CCGAGCCGTGCCCACCAGAGGAGACGGTGCTGCGCTGCCAGAACCCCAACTGCACCGGCGAGAGGAGGGCGGCCAAG GTATGCCACCACGTGGAGTGCCAGCAGCTGAACAGCAGCGGTCCCCTCAGCCTGTGTGAGCTCTGCGACGGCCGCCTCCATGGCGCCATGCACTTCGACGGCCATATCCGCTTCGACCTGCCCCTGCAAG GCTCCATCCTGGCCCGCAACATGTCGACGCGCTCGTGCCCCCCACGCACCAGCCCTGCCTCTgacgtggaggaggaggaggagggactggCGGATAGCAGAGG GGAGCGGAGGAGCTCGGCGCTGAAGCTGCCCAAGAAGAAGGCTCGGCGCAGGCATACGGAT gaccccagcaAGGAGTGCTTCACCCTGAAGTTCGACCTCAGCGTCAACATCGAGGCGGAGATCGTGCCAGCCGCAAAGAAGAAGTCTCTGGG GGAGGTGCTGCTGCCAGTCTTCGAGAGGAAGGCGATCGAGCCGAGCAAGGTGGACATCTTCCTGGACCAGTCCCACACGCCACTCTCCCTCCAGTTCGAGGCGTACCGCTTCGGGGGGCACTACCTGCGGGTAAAAG CCAAGCCTGGGGATGAGCTGAAGGTGGAGCAGGCGGCACGGGATGCCAGGTCGGCCAGCTTGCCcctcctgcaccctgccagccccGCCGCACTCCTTGGGCCGGCGCCGGAGCCCATGCCAGGACGCCCGGAGGGCACCGACAGCCTG GCTCCGGGCCGGCGGAGGAAGAACATGACGGAGTTCCTGGGGGATtccagcatccccagccctgaGCCGACCTTGCACGGCGGTGGCTCTGTGCCTGCCAATGGCACCGACACCTGGAAGAACCGTGCTGCTAGCCGCTTCAGTGGCTTCTTTGGCTCCGGCACCAGCGCCGGCTCCTTTGGGCGG GAGACGGAGAAGCTGGAGCAGCTGGCGAGCAGGCTGCACGCCTACGGCAGCTTCGGGCTGCCCAAGCTGCCGCCCCAGCTCTGCTTCGACCGCGACTCCTGGGAGGAGGACGGGGACGAGGCCGGGCTGGTGCTGGAGGACAGCTGGCAGCAGATCATCCGGGGAGCGGAG GCCCTGTCGCGCCGGCAGTGCCACCAGCAGGAAGCCATCTGGGAGCTGCTGCACACCGAGGCCACTTACATCCGCAAGCTCAAAGTCATCACCGAC CTcttcctctgctgcctgctgaacCTGCAGGAGTCGGGGCTGCTCTGCGAG GTGGACGCCGAGCGGCTCTTCAGCAACATTGGCGAGATCATCCGGCTGCACCGCGAGCTGTGGCGTGGCGTCATGGCCCCGGTGCTGGCCAAGGCACGCCGGACCGGGGCACTGCTCGACCCCGTTGACTTCCTTGATGGCTTCAAGATG TTCGGCTCCCTCTTCAAGCCCTACGTGCGGTACTGCATGGAGGAGGAGGGCTGCATGGAGTACATGCGGGCGCTGCTGCGGGACAGTGAGCTCTTCCGTGCCTACGTGACG TGGGCCGAGAAGCACGAGCAGTGCAGCCGCCTGAAGCTGAGCGACATGCTGGTGAAGCCCCACCAGCGCCTCACCAAGTACCCGCTGCTCCTCAAGTCCGTGCTGAAGAAGACAGACGACACGCGCGCCCGCGATGCTCTCACCACCATG ATTTGCTCCGTGGAGCGCTTCATCAACGATGTCAACTCGCGGATGCGCCAGCGGCAGGAGCGGCAGCGCCTGGCCGCCATCCTCAGCCGCATCGACGCCTACGAGGTGGTGGAGGGCAGCACGGATGAGGTGGACAAG CTGCTGAAGGAGTTTCTGCGGCTGGACCTGACGGCCCCCATCCCCGGCACCTCCCCGGAGGACACCCGGCAGCTCCTCCTCGAGGGCGGCCTGCGGATGCGGGAAGGTAAAGACAGCAAG ATGGACGTCTACTGCTTCCTCTTCACCGACCTCTTCCTCATCACCAAGCCCCTCAAGAAGGCTGAGCGCACCAAGGTGGTCCGGCAGCCCTTGCTGGTGGACAAGGTCGTCTGCCGGGAGCTCAGGGACCCGG gctccttcctcctcatctaCCTGAACGAGCTGGGGAGCGCCGTGGCCGCCTACACCTTCCAGGCCAGCGGGCAGTCGCTGTGCCGCAGCTGGGTCGAGGCGGTGCGCAATGCCCAG aacCTGCTGCAGCGGCTGCGGCAGCGCCGGcgcctgggggaggaggaagaggaggaggaggaagaggacggCGAGAGCGGCGCCTCGGCTGCCAGTTCACCCACCGTCATGCGCCGCAGCAGCGCCAGCCCGGACTCGCAGTGGTG cccctccgATGGCTCCACCGAGACCCTCGCCGTGGTGGTGGCAGCAGACGGCGGTGGCGGCGAGCTCTCCTCCCCAGACTGGGACACGGGGCCCTTCGGCTCGACCTCGGACGGCTCGTCCGTCGGCACCGGCACCTCCATCGGCACCGGCGCCTCTGCCGACACCTCCACCTCTGCCGAGACCCCCACCCGGGAGCTGCCGGCGGGCGCCCTGCCTGTACCCCTGCCCCATGGCGCAGCCCCCCCGGCCGGCGGCTGCCGCTCATCTTCCATCGACAGTGCCTACGGCACGCTCTCACCCACCTCCCTGCGGGACTTCAGCCAGCAGCCGGAGGGGTTGGCCGAGGAGGGGCGGGAGCCCCCCACGGCCCCCCGGccacccccggccccccggcccccctcgccccggctgcGCCGCCGGCTGCCCgtgcagctcctgccctgcccggccaggGTGCTCAAATCCAAGTCGGAGGCCAGCCTGCCCCAGCTcttgccccccggccccccggcccccctcagCCAGAGCCGCAGCCTCTCTGACCTCTGCGCCAGCCCCCCCCGGACTAGCCAAGCCCCTggccccccggctgcccccagcagcagcggcagctccACCTCGGAGCTGTCGGAGCCGGAGGAGCCGGCGGAGAGCCCAGCATCCCTCCCCGGGGAGCTCAGTCGCGATCCACCGCCCGCTGCCCGCCGGACCCTCTCGGACCCGCAGTCGGCACAGCACCGCAAGCTGACGCTGGCGCAGCTCTACCGGATCCGGACCACGCTGCTGCTCAACTCCACGCTGACTGCCTC GGAGGTCTGA
- the PLEKHG5 gene encoding pleckstrin homology domain-containing family G member 5 isoform X2: MQRWLLGMGFHPPGWPVGQAGAGIPSLGFAKLLNPGFAVWEPRRCPTAWAGLGAGLEGTPRGTPALTSLSPTAEPCPPEETVLRCQNPNCTGERRAAKVCHHVECQQLNSSGPLSLCELCDGRLHGAMHFDGHIRFDLPLQGSILARNMSTRSCPPRTSPASDVEEEEEGLADSRGERRSSALKLPKKKARRRHTDDPSKECFTLKFDLSVNIEAEIVPAAKKKSLGEVLLPVFERKAIEPSKVDIFLDQSHTPLSLQFEAYRFGGHYLRVKAKPGDELKVEQAARDARSASLPLLHPASPAALLGPAPEPMPGRPEGTDSLAPGRRRKNMTEFLGDSSIPSPEPTLHGGGSVPANGTDTWKNRAASRFSGFFGSGTSAGSFGRETEKLEQLASRLHAYGSFGLPKLPPQLCFDRDSWEEDGDEAGLVLEDSWQQIIRGAEALSRRQCHQQEAIWELLHTEATYIRKLKVITDLFLCCLLNLQESGLLCEVDAERLFSNIGEIIRLHRELWRGVMAPVLAKARRTGALLDPVDFLDGFKMFGSLFKPYVRYCMEEEGCMEYMRALLRDSELFRAYVTWAEKHEQCSRLKLSDMLVKPHQRLTKYPLLLKSVLKKTDDTRARDALTTMICSVERFINDVNSRMRQRQERQRLAAILSRIDAYEVVEGSTDEVDKLLKEFLRLDLTAPIPGTSPEDTRQLLLEGGLRMREGKDSKMDVYCFLFTDLFLITKPLKKAERTKVVRQPLLVDKVVCRELRDPGSFLLIYLNELGSAVAAYTFQASGQSLCRSWVEAVRNAQNLLQRLRQRRRLGEEEEEEEEEDGESGASAASSPTVMRRSSASPDSQWCPSDGSTETLAVVVAADGGGGELSSPDWDTGPFGSTSDGSSVGTGTSIGTGASADTSTSAETPTRELPAGALPVPLPHGAAPPAGGCRSSSIDSAYGTLSPTSLRDFSQQPEGLAEEGREPPTAPRPPPAPRPPSPRLRRRLPVQLLPCPARVLKSKSEASLPQLLPPGPPAPLSQSRSLSDLCASPPRTSQAPGPPAAPSSSGSSTSELSEPEEPAESPASLPGELSRDPPPAARRTLSDPQSAQHRKLTLAQLYRIRTTLLLNSTLTAS, encoded by the exons ATGCAGCGTTGGCTCTTGGGCATGGGGTTTCATCCCCCTGGATGGcctgtggggcaggcaggagcaggcatcCCCAGCCTCGGCTTTGCCAAGCTCTTAAACCCAGGGTTTGCGGTGTGGGAGCCTCGGCGCTGCCCCACTGcgtgggcagggctgggagcgggACTGGAGGGGACTCCCCGGGGCACGCCGGCACTGACCTCCCTCTCTCCCACAGCCGAGCCGTGCCCACCAGAGGAGACGGTGCTGCGCTGCCAGAACCCCAACTGCACCGGCGAGAGGAGGGCGGCCAAG GTATGCCACCACGTGGAGTGCCAGCAGCTGAACAGCAGCGGTCCCCTCAGCCTGTGTGAGCTCTGCGACGGCCGCCTCCATGGCGCCATGCACTTCGACGGCCATATCCGCTTCGACCTGCCCCTGCAAG GCTCCATCCTGGCCCGCAACATGTCGACGCGCTCGTGCCCCCCACGCACCAGCCCTGCCTCTgacgtggaggaggaggaggagggactggCGGATAGCAGAGG GGAGCGGAGGAGCTCGGCGCTGAAGCTGCCCAAGAAGAAGGCTCGGCGCAGGCATACGGAT gaccccagcaAGGAGTGCTTCACCCTGAAGTTCGACCTCAGCGTCAACATCGAGGCGGAGATCGTGCCAGCCGCAAAGAAGAAGTCTCTGGG GGAGGTGCTGCTGCCAGTCTTCGAGAGGAAGGCGATCGAGCCGAGCAAGGTGGACATCTTCCTGGACCAGTCCCACACGCCACTCTCCCTCCAGTTCGAGGCGTACCGCTTCGGGGGGCACTACCTGCGGGTAAAAG CCAAGCCTGGGGATGAGCTGAAGGTGGAGCAGGCGGCACGGGATGCCAGGTCGGCCAGCTTGCCcctcctgcaccctgccagccccGCCGCACTCCTTGGGCCGGCGCCGGAGCCCATGCCAGGACGCCCGGAGGGCACCGACAGCCTG GCTCCGGGCCGGCGGAGGAAGAACATGACGGAGTTCCTGGGGGATtccagcatccccagccctgaGCCGACCTTGCACGGCGGTGGCTCTGTGCCTGCCAATGGCACCGACACCTGGAAGAACCGTGCTGCTAGCCGCTTCAGTGGCTTCTTTGGCTCCGGCACCAGCGCCGGCTCCTTTGGGCGG GAGACGGAGAAGCTGGAGCAGCTGGCGAGCAGGCTGCACGCCTACGGCAGCTTCGGGCTGCCCAAGCTGCCGCCCCAGCTCTGCTTCGACCGCGACTCCTGGGAGGAGGACGGGGACGAGGCCGGGCTGGTGCTGGAGGACAGCTGGCAGCAGATCATCCGGGGAGCGGAG GCCCTGTCGCGCCGGCAGTGCCACCAGCAGGAAGCCATCTGGGAGCTGCTGCACACCGAGGCCACTTACATCCGCAAGCTCAAAGTCATCACCGAC CTcttcctctgctgcctgctgaacCTGCAGGAGTCGGGGCTGCTCTGCGAG GTGGACGCCGAGCGGCTCTTCAGCAACATTGGCGAGATCATCCGGCTGCACCGCGAGCTGTGGCGTGGCGTCATGGCCCCGGTGCTGGCCAAGGCACGCCGGACCGGGGCACTGCTCGACCCCGTTGACTTCCTTGATGGCTTCAAGATG TTCGGCTCCCTCTTCAAGCCCTACGTGCGGTACTGCATGGAGGAGGAGGGCTGCATGGAGTACATGCGGGCGCTGCTGCGGGACAGTGAGCTCTTCCGTGCCTACGTGACG TGGGCCGAGAAGCACGAGCAGTGCAGCCGCCTGAAGCTGAGCGACATGCTGGTGAAGCCCCACCAGCGCCTCACCAAGTACCCGCTGCTCCTCAAGTCCGTGCTGAAGAAGACAGACGACACGCGCGCCCGCGATGCTCTCACCACCATG ATTTGCTCCGTGGAGCGCTTCATCAACGATGTCAACTCGCGGATGCGCCAGCGGCAGGAGCGGCAGCGCCTGGCCGCCATCCTCAGCCGCATCGACGCCTACGAGGTGGTGGAGGGCAGCACGGATGAGGTGGACAAG CTGCTGAAGGAGTTTCTGCGGCTGGACCTGACGGCCCCCATCCCCGGCACCTCCCCGGAGGACACCCGGCAGCTCCTCCTCGAGGGCGGCCTGCGGATGCGGGAAGGTAAAGACAGCAAG ATGGACGTCTACTGCTTCCTCTTCACCGACCTCTTCCTCATCACCAAGCCCCTCAAGAAGGCTGAGCGCACCAAGGTGGTCCGGCAGCCCTTGCTGGTGGACAAGGTCGTCTGCCGGGAGCTCAGGGACCCGG gctccttcctcctcatctaCCTGAACGAGCTGGGGAGCGCCGTGGCCGCCTACACCTTCCAGGCCAGCGGGCAGTCGCTGTGCCGCAGCTGGGTCGAGGCGGTGCGCAATGCCCAG aacCTGCTGCAGCGGCTGCGGCAGCGCCGGcgcctgggggaggaggaagaggaggaggaggaagaggacggCGAGAGCGGCGCCTCGGCTGCCAGTTCACCCACCGTCATGCGCCGCAGCAGCGCCAGCCCGGACTCGCAGTGGTG cccctccgATGGCTCCACCGAGACCCTCGCCGTGGTGGTGGCAGCAGACGGCGGTGGCGGCGAGCTCTCCTCCCCAGACTGGGACACGGGGCCCTTCGGCTCGACCTCGGACGGCTCGTCCGTCGGCACCGGCACCTCCATCGGCACCGGCGCCTCTGCCGACACCTCCACCTCTGCCGAGACCCCCACCCGGGAGCTGCCGGCGGGCGCCCTGCCTGTACCCCTGCCCCATGGCGCAGCCCCCCCGGCCGGCGGCTGCCGCTCATCTTCCATCGACAGTGCCTACGGCACGCTCTCACCCACCTCCCTGCGGGACTTCAGCCAGCAGCCGGAGGGGTTGGCCGAGGAGGGGCGGGAGCCCCCCACGGCCCCCCGGccacccccggccccccggcccccctcgccccggctgcGCCGCCGGCTGCCCgtgcagctcctgccctgcccggccaggGTGCTCAAATCCAAGTCGGAGGCCAGCCTGCCCCAGCTcttgccccccggccccccggcccccctcagCCAGAGCCGCAGCCTCTCTGACCTCTGCGCCAGCCCCCCCCGGACTAGCCAAGCCCCTggccccccggctgcccccagcagcagcggcagctccACCTCGGAGCTGTCGGAGCCGGAGGAGCCGGCGGAGAGCCCAGCATCCCTCCCCGGGGAGCTCAGTCGCGATCCACCGCCCGCTGCCCGCCGGACCCTCTCGGACCCGCAGTCGGCACAGCACCGCAAGCTGACGCTGGCGCAGCTCTACCGGATCCGGACCACGCTGCTGCTCAACTCCACGCTGACTGCCTCGTAA